The following are encoded together in the Serratia odorifera genome:
- the nrdI gene encoding class Ib ribonucleoside-diphosphate reductase assembly flavoprotein NrdI, giving the protein MNPLVYFSSSSENTHRFIEKLGLPAMRIPIAGSRSPLLMAQPYILIVPSYGGGGSTGAVPTQVIRFLNQPQNRSFLRGVIAAGNTNFGAAYGIAGDIIAKKCQVPFLYRFELLGTAQDVANVRQGVTAFWQRQN; this is encoded by the coding sequence ATGAATCCATTGGTCTATTTCTCCAGCAGTTCGGAGAACACCCACCGCTTTATTGAGAAACTCGGCCTGCCGGCGATGCGTATTCCGATCGCCGGCAGCCGCAGCCCGTTGCTGATGGCTCAGCCCTATATTCTGATTGTGCCGAGCTACGGCGGCGGTGGCAGCACCGGCGCAGTGCCCACCCAGGTGATCCGTTTTCTAAACCAGCCACAGAACCGCAGTTTCCTGCGCGGCGTGATTGCCGCCGGGAACACCAACTTCGGCGCAGCGTATGGCATTGCCGGCGATATCATCGCCAAAAAATGCCAGGTGCCTTTTTTATATCGTTTTGAGCTGCTTGGCACCGCACAAGACGTTGCAAACGTTCGACAGGGAGTAACCGCATTTTGGCAACGACAGAACTGA
- the nrdH gene encoding glutaredoxin-like protein NrdH, protein MMIIIYSKPDCVQCNATYRAFDKQGLDYQVVDLTQDQQALTHVKSLGYQQVPVIIAGDDHWSGFRPDKIGALAHATAS, encoded by the coding sequence ATGATGATTATTATTTACAGCAAACCTGACTGTGTCCAGTGCAATGCGACCTATCGGGCGTTCGATAAGCAGGGACTGGACTATCAGGTGGTCGATCTCACTCAGGATCAGCAGGCGTTGACCCATGTAAAATCATTAGGTTACCAGCAGGTTCCGGTGATTATCGCCGGTGACGATCATTGGTCGGGATTCCGCCCGGATAAAATAGGCGCACTGGCCCACGCCACGGCATCGTGA
- a CDS encoding carboxymuconolactone decarboxylase family protein, with protein MITPRLNYVELSPAPYKSMVSALLALEHGPLEKPLIELIFMRVSQLNGCAYCLEMHGKALRESGASHGKVDMLAGWRVSNAFSERERAALEWAESVTLIAASHAPDSVFEPLKEHFSAAEISDLTFAICIMNAFNRLAVSMKK; from the coding sequence ATGATTACGCCACGTTTAAACTATGTCGAACTGTCGCCGGCGCCGTACAAAAGCATGGTCAGCGCCCTGCTCGCTCTAGAGCACGGCCCGCTGGAAAAACCGTTGATCGAGCTGATATTCATGCGCGTTTCACAGCTTAACGGCTGCGCCTACTGCCTGGAGATGCATGGCAAGGCGCTGCGGGAAAGCGGTGCCAGTCACGGCAAAGTGGACATGCTGGCCGGCTGGCGGGTCAGCAACGCGTTCAGCGAGCGTGAGCGCGCAGCGCTGGAATGGGCGGAATCGGTGACGTTGATCGCCGCCAGCCATGCGCCGGACAGCGTCTTTGAGCCGCTTAAAGAGCATTTCAGCGCGGCCGAGATCAGCGATCTGACGTTCGCCATCTGCATCATGAACGCCTTCAATCGCCTGGCGGTCAGTATGAAGAAGTGA